In Scylla paramamosain isolate STU-SP2022 chromosome 29, ASM3559412v1, whole genome shotgun sequence, a genomic segment contains:
- the LOC135115761 gene encoding eukaryotic translation initiation factor 6-like → MLEMLRKNHRRPLVIDFRAASSSSATAAAAGWGGIHVNNSFGEADEADARGRIFSWFAMAVRCQFEGSNEVGVFSKLTNAYCLAGIGASANFYSIFEDQLSETIPVVYASIAGCRIVGSMVTGNRHGLLVPNTTTDTELQHLRDHLPDKVKVQRIEERLSALGNVVVCNDYVALVHPDIDRETEEIIHDTLQVEVFRHTIANNVLVGSYAVLSNQGGLLHPATPTQEQDELSMLLQVPLVAGTVNRGSNALAAGLLVNDWAAFCGMDTTATELNVIESIFKITDAPQATASTTMRKALIDSMT, encoded by the exons atGTTAGAAATGTTGAGAAAGAATCACCGGCGTCCACTCGTCATTGATTTTCGAG CGGCATCATCATcgtcagcaacagcagcagcagcaggttggGGAGGCATCCATGTAAACAACTCATTCGGCGAGGCAGACGAGGCAGACGCACGTGGAAGAATCTTCTCTTGGTTCGCAATGGCTGTACGCTGTCAGTTTGAAGGGTCTAATGAAGTCGGGGTGTTTTCCAAGCTGACCAACGCCTATTGTCTAGCTGGTATTGGCGCTTCTGCTAACTTTTACAG TATCTTTGAGGACCAGTTAAGTGAGACCATCCCTGTTGTGTACGCCTCCATTGCTGGCTGTCGCATTGTTGGCTCCATGGTCACAG GGAACCGCCATGGGCTGCTGGTGCCCAACACAACAACTGACACAGAACTTCAGCACCTGCGTGACCATCTGCCAGATAAGGTCAAGGTGCAGCGGATAGAGGAGCGACTCTCAGCTCTCGGCAATGTGGTTGTTTGCAATGACTATGTAGCACTTGTTCATCCTGACATAGACAGG GAAACGGAAGAGATAATCCATGATACTTTACAAGTAGAGGTTTTCCGTCACACCATTGCCAACAACGTGCTGGTGGGCTCATATGCAGTGTTGTCAAACCAGGGTGGCCTCCTGCATCCTGCCACCCCCACTCAGGAGCAGGATGAATTGTCCATGCTACTGCAGGTGCCCTTAGTG GCTGGAACAGTAAACCGAGGCAGCAATGCCCTGGCAGCAGGGCTGTTGGTGAATGACTGGGCTGCCTTCTGTGGAATGGACACTACAGCCACAGAGCTGAATGTGATTGAAAGTATCTTTAAGATCACTGATGCACCTCAGGCTACTGCCTCCACCACGATGAGGAAGGCTCTCATTGACAG TATGACGTAA